The following are encoded in a window of Flavobacterium cupriresistens genomic DNA:
- a CDS encoding ATP-binding protein, translating to MNLTTEFKEKVRIAILEKRGNYGGSDADFSKSLGINNAIFSRIKKGEIEKVLSDTAWITIGRQLQVKVFEDNWKVARTSVYSEIEDNLSFCKELSRSMVLVDDCGIGKTFCTKHIIRKMKNTFYVDCSQAKSKQQFIKLLAKTIGIDNHGKYNEILENVKYYITTLERPLIILDEAGDLQYDAFLELKGIWNGTDGSCGWYMMGADGLRRKINKGLSAQKVGYAEIFSRFSDEFIKLVPNGKADRQAYYTELIGAVASANVPDKTKIKPLINKCIGKETTLRYLETLIKIGA from the coding sequence ATGAACTTAACCACAGAATTTAAAGAAAAAGTAAGAATTGCAATTTTAGAAAAACGTGGAAATTACGGCGGTTCAGATGCCGACTTTTCTAAAAGTTTAGGAATAAACAATGCCATCTTTAGCAGAATTAAAAAAGGAGAAATCGAAAAAGTACTAAGTGATACGGCTTGGATTACTATCGGTCGACAATTACAAGTAAAAGTTTTTGAGGACAACTGGAAAGTAGCTCGCACCTCAGTATATAGTGAAATAGAAGACAACTTAAGTTTTTGCAAAGAGTTGAGCCGTTCGATGGTTTTAGTAGATGATTGTGGAATCGGGAAAACATTTTGCACAAAGCACATCATCCGTAAAATGAAAAACACTTTTTATGTTGATTGTTCTCAGGCGAAATCGAAACAACAATTCATTAAGCTTTTAGCCAAAACAATTGGTATTGATAACCACGGTAAATATAACGAAATCCTTGAAAATGTAAAATATTACATCACCACTTTAGAACGCCCTTTAATCATTTTGGACGAAGCGGGTGACTTACAATACGATGCTTTTTTGGAGTTGAAAGGAATTTGGAACGGCACTGATGGCTCTTGCGGCTGGTACATGATGGGAGCCGACGGACTAAGAAGAAAAATAAACAAAGGTTTGAGCGCTCAAAAGGTAGGATACGCCGAAATATTCAGCCGTTTTTCTGACGAATTTATCAAGCTAGTACCAAATGGAAAAGCCGACCGCCAAGCATACTACACGGAGTTAATCGGAGCAGTAGCAAGCGCGAATGTTCCCGATAAAACCAAAATAAAGCCGCTCATAAACAAATGCATTGGTAAAGAAACTACACTTCGATATTTAGAAACCTTAATAAAAATAGGCGCATAG